In Mycobacterium tuberculosis H37Rv, a single window of DNA contains:
- a CDS encoding transmembrane protein — protein sequence MSIRPTTSPALADQLKDPAYSAYVLLRTLFTVAPILFGLDKFFNLLTHPQHWNMYLAGWINDLVPGTADQCMYLVGAIEIVAGVLVAVAPRIGAWVVAAWLAGIILNLVTGPGFYDIALRDFGLLVGAIALARLAQGVHSGGIGRP from the coding sequence ATGAGCATCAGACCAACGACCAGCCCTGCTCTCGCAGACCAGCTGAAGGATCCGGCATACTCTGCATACGTATTGCTTCGCACGCTGTTCACGGTCGCGCCCATCCTGTTCGGGCTGGACAAGTTCTTCAATCTGCTGACCCATCCGCAGCACTGGAACATGTATCTGGCCGGCTGGATCAACGATCTCGTGCCCGGCACCGCCGACCAATGCATGTACTTGGTCGGGGCAATCGAGATTGTGGCCGGCGTATTGGTTGCGGTCGCACCGCGCATCGGCGCCTGGGTAGTCGCGGCCTGGCTGGCCGGGATCATTCTCAACCTGGTCACCGGACCCGGTTTCTACGACATCGCGCTGCGCGACTTCGGTTTGCTGGTTGGCGCCATCGCGCTCGCCCGGCTGGCGCAGGGCGTGCACAGCGGAGGCATCGGGCGGCCTTAA
- a CDS encoding transmembrane protein — MSAGPAIEVAVAFVWLGMVVAISFLEAPLKFRAAGVTLQIGLGIGRLVFRALNTVEVGFALVILAIVVVGSTPARIAAAFSVALAALAVQLIAVRPRLTRRSNQVLAGLQAPRSRGHHIYVGLEIVKVVALLVAGILLLNG; from the coding sequence GTGAGCGCCGGACCGGCGATCGAGGTCGCCGTCGCGTTCGTCTGGCTGGGAATGGTGGTGGCGATCTCGTTTCTGGAAGCTCCGCTGAAGTTCCGGGCGGCAGGAGTGACGCTGCAGATCGGGCTCGGCATCGGCCGGTTGGTCTTCCGTGCGCTCAATACCGTTGAGGTCGGTTTCGCCCTTGTCATCCTCGCGATCGTGGTGGTCGGCTCGACGCCGGCGCGGATCGCCGCGGCGTTTTCGGTCGCGTTGGCTGCGTTGGCCGTCCAGTTGATTGCGGTGCGTCCTCGATTGACTCGACGGTCCAATCAGGTATTGGCCGGGCTGCAGGCTCCCCGCTCCCGCGGTCACCACATCTATGTCGGTTTGGAGATAGTCAAGGTGGTTGCGTTGCTCGTCGCGGGGATACTGCTACTGAACGGCTGA
- a CDS encoding transcriptional regulator yields the protein MGVSVIIRSLQEPVGRRRAVLRALCASRVPMSIAAIAGKLGVHPNTVRFHLDNLVADGQVERVEPGRGRPGRPPLMFRAVRRTDSTGTRRYRLLAEILASGLAAERDSRAMALSAGRAWGRQLEAPPAGADTEETIDHLVAVLDDLGFAPERRASNGRQQVGLRHCPFLELAETQAGVVCPVHLGIMRGALQTWGAPVTVDRLDAFVEPDLCLAHFTPLEGAIR from the coding sequence ATGGGGGTGAGTGTCATCATCAGGTCACTGCAAGAGCCGGTGGGGCGCCGTCGTGCGGTGCTGCGGGCATTGTGTGCGTCGCGGGTTCCGATGAGCATCGCCGCGATCGCCGGCAAGTTGGGCGTGCATCCCAACACCGTCCGCTTCCACCTCGATAACCTGGTCGCTGATGGCCAGGTGGAGCGGGTCGAGCCCGGCCGCGGCCGACCGGGGCGCCCGCCGCTGATGTTTCGGGCGGTCCGGCGGACGGATAGCACTGGGACGCGGCGTTACCGGCTGCTTGCCGAGATCCTCGCCAGTGGCCTTGCCGCCGAACGGGATTCGCGGGCCATGGCGTTGTCCGCGGGCCGGGCGTGGGGGCGCCAGCTCGAAGCGCCGCCGGCCGGTGCCGACACCGAGGAGACGATCGACCACTTGGTCGCGGTGCTTGACGACCTTGGCTTCGCTCCCGAGCGCCGGGCATCCAACGGCAGGCAACAGGTCGGTCTGCGGCACTGTCCGTTTCTGGAACTCGCCGAAACTCAAGCCGGTGTCGTCTGCCCCGTCCACTTAGGGATCATGCGGGGAGCCTTGCAAACATGGGGGGCGCCAGTCACCGTCGACCGGCTCGACGCGTTCGTCGAACCCGACCTGTGCCTGGCCCACTTCACGCCGCTGGAAGGAGCCATTCGGTGA
- a CDS encoding methyltransferase, which produces MANKRGNAGQPLPLSDRDDDHMQGHWLLARLGKRVLRPGGVELTRTLLARAEVTDADVLELAPGLGRTAAEILARNPRSYVGAESDPNAANLVRHVLAGRGDVRVTDAADTGLSDASADVVIGEAMLTMQGNAAKHTIVAEAARVLRPGGRYAIHELALVPDDVAEQVRTDLRQSLARALKVNARPLTVAEWSHLLAGHGLVVEHVVTASMALLQPRRVIADEGLLGALRFAGNLLIHRAARRRVLLMRHTFRRHRERLTAVAIVAHKPHVDS; this is translated from the coding sequence ATGGCCAACAAACGTGGCAATGCCGGGCAGCCTCTGCCCTTGTCGGATCGAGACGACGACCACATGCAGGGGCACTGGCTGCTGGCCCGGCTGGGCAAGCGGGTGCTGCGTCCCGGCGGCGTCGAACTCACCCGGACACTGCTGGCCCGCGCCGAGGTGACCGACGCCGACGTGCTCGAGCTGGCACCGGGCCTGGGCCGCACCGCAGCCGAAATCTTGGCCCGCAACCCGCGGTCGTACGTGGGGGCGGAGAGCGATCCCAACGCGGCCAACCTGGTCCGACACGTTCTCGCCGGCCGCGGCGACGTCCGGGTCACCGACGCGGCCGATACCGGATTATCCGACGCCAGCGCCGATGTCGTCATCGGCGAGGCGATGCTGACCATGCAAGGCAACGCGGCTAAACACACGATCGTCGCCGAGGCGGCGCGGGTGCTGAGGCCGGGTGGCCGCTACGCGATTCACGAACTAGCGCTGGTGCCGGACGACGTCGCAGAGCAGGTCCGCACCGACCTGCGGCAGTCGCTGGCCCGCGCGCTCAAGGTCAATGCGCGTCCGCTGACCGTTGCGGAATGGTCGCACCTCTTAGCGGGCCATGGACTGGTCGTCGAACACGTTGTCACCGCTTCCATGGCGTTGTTACAACCGCGACGGGTGATCGCTGACGAAGGCCTCCTGGGTGCGCTGCGGTTCGCCGGAAACCTGCTCATCCATCGTGCCGCGCGTCGGCGAGTCCTGTTGATGCGCCACACATTCCGCAGGCATCGTGAACGCTTGACAGCCGTCGCCATTGTCGCGCACAAACCGCACGTCGATTCGTGA
- the TB31.7 gene encoding universal stress protein, giving the protein MSSGNSSLGIIVGIDDSPAAQVAVRWAARDAELRKIPLTLVHAVSPEVATWLEVPLPPGVLRWQQDHGRHLIDDALKVVEQASLRAGPPTVHSEIVPAAAVPTLVDMSKDAVLMVVGCLGSGRWPGRLLGSVSSGLLRHAHCPVVIIHDEDSVMPHPQQAPVLVGVDGSSASELATAIAFDEASRRNVDLVALHAWSDVDVSEWPGIDWPATQSMAEQVLAERLAGWQERYPNVAITRVVVRDQPARQLVQRSEEAQLVVVGSRGRGGYAGMLVGSVGETVAQLARTPVIVARESLT; this is encoded by the coding sequence ATGTCATCGGGCAATTCATCTCTGGGAATTATCGTCGGGATCGACGATTCACCGGCCGCACAGGTTGCGGTGCGGTGGGCAGCTCGGGATGCGGAGTTGCGAAAAATCCCTCTGACGCTCGTGCACGCGGTGTCGCCGGAAGTAGCCACCTGGCTGGAGGTGCCACTGCCGCCGGGCGTGCTGCGATGGCAGCAGGATCACGGGCGCCACCTGATCGACGACGCACTCAAGGTGGTTGAACAGGCTTCGCTGCGCGCTGGTCCCCCCACGGTCCACAGTGAAATCGTTCCGGCGGCAGCCGTTCCCACATTGGTCGACATGTCCAAAGACGCAGTGCTGATGGTCGTGGGTTGTCTCGGAAGTGGGCGGTGGCCGGGCCGGCTGCTCGGTTCGGTCAGTTCCGGCCTGCTCCGCCACGCGCACTGTCCGGTCGTGATCATCCACGACGAAGATTCGGTGATGCCGCATCCCCAGCAAGCGCCGGTGCTAGTTGGCGTTGACGGCTCGTCGGCCTCCGAGCTGGCGACCGCAATCGCATTCGACGAAGCGTCGCGGCGAAACGTGGACCTGGTGGCGCTGCACGCATGGAGCGACGTCGATGTGTCGGAGTGGCCCGGAATCGATTGGCCGGCAACTCAGTCGATGGCCGAGCAGGTGCTGGCCGAGCGGTTGGCGGGTTGGCAGGAGCGGTATCCCAACGTAGCCATAACCCGCGTGGTGGTGCGCGATCAGCCGGCCCGCCAGCTCGTCCAACGCTCCGAGGAAGCCCAGCTGGTCGTGGTCGGCAGCCGGGGCCGCGGCGGCTACGCCGGAATGCTGGTGGGGTCGGTAGGCGAAACCGTTGCTCAGCTGGCGCGGACGCCGGTCATCGTGGCACGCGAGTCGCTGACTTAG
- a CDS encoding universal stress protein, translating into MSGRGEPTMKTIIVGIDGSHAAITAALWGVDEAISRAVPLRLVSVIKPTHPSPDDYDRDLAHAERSLREAQSAVEAAGKLVKIETDIPRGPAGPVLVEASRDAEMICVGSVGIGRYASSILGSTATELAEKAHCPVAVMRSKVDQPASDINWIVVRMTDAPDNEAVLEYAAREAKLRQAPILALGGRPEELREIPDGEFERRVQDWHHRHPDVRVYPITTHTGIARFLADHDERVQLAVIGGGEAGQLARLVGPSGHPVFRHAECSVLVVRR; encoded by the coding sequence ATGTCTGGGAGAGGAGAGCCGACGATGAAAACAATCATTGTTGGTATCGATGGTTCGCACGCGGCGATTACGGCCGCATTGTGGGGGGTTGACGAGGCCATCAGCCGAGCGGTGCCGCTGCGACTGGTCTCAGTGATCAAGCCGACACATCCGTCCCCGGACGACTACGACCGCGACCTTGCGCATGCTGAAAGATCGCTTCGGGAAGCGCAGTCCGCTGTTGAGGCCGCGGGCAAGCTCGTCAAGATCGAAACCGACATCCCCCGCGGGCCAGCCGGCCCGGTGCTTGTGGAGGCATCGCGCGACGCCGAGATGATCTGCGTCGGCTCCGTGGGAATCGGGCGCTACGCCAGCTCGATCTTGGGTTCGACGGCAACCGAGCTGGCCGAAAAGGCGCATTGCCCGGTCGCCGTCATGCGCTCAAAAGTGGACCAGCCAGCGTCTGACATCAACTGGATCGTGGTGCGCATGACCGACGCACCGGATAACGAGGCCGTGCTGGAATACGCTGCCCGGGAAGCGAAGTTGCGGCAAGCGCCCATACTGGCACTCGGCGGGCGACCGGAGGAGCTCCGGGAGATTCCGGACGGCGAATTCGAACGTCGCGTGCAGGATTGGCACCACCGTCATCCCGATGTGCGCGTCTACCCGATCACCACTCACACGGGTATTGCCCGGTTCCTGGCCGACCACGACGAGCGCGTACAGCTGGCAGTGATCGGCGGTGGTGAGGCCGGTCAGCTAGCGCGGCTGGTCGGGCCATCCGGACATCCGGTGTTCCGTCACGCCGAGTGTTCGGTGCTTGTCGTTCGCCGCTGA
- a CDS encoding zinc metalloprotease Rip3, translating into MRDAIPLGRIAGFVVNVHWSVLVILWLFTWSLATMLPGTVGGYPAVVYWLLGAGGAVMLLASLLAHELAHAVVARRAGVSVESVTLWLFGGVTALGGEAKTPKAAFRIAFAGPATSLALSATFGALAITLAGVRTPAIVISVAWWLATVNLLLGLFNLLPGAPLDGGRLVRAYLWRRHGDSVRAGIGAARAGRVVALVLIALGLAEFVAGGLVGGVWLAFIGWFIFAAAREEETRISTQQLFAGVRVADAMTAQPHTAPGWINVEDFIQRYVLGERHSAYPVADRDGSITGLVALRQLRDVAPSRRSTTSVGDIALPLHSVPTARPQEPLTALLERMAPLGPRSRALVTEGSAVVGIVTPSDVARLIDVYRLAQPEPTFTTSPQDADRFSDAG; encoded by the coding sequence ATGCGTGATGCGATCCCGCTTGGGCGGATCGCCGGGTTTGTGGTGAACGTCCACTGGAGCGTGTTGGTGATCCTGTGGTTGTTCACCTGGAGTCTGGCGACCATGTTGCCGGGTACCGTCGGAGGCTACCCGGCCGTGGTCTATTGGCTTCTCGGCGCAGGTGGCGCGGTCATGTTGCTGGCGTCGCTGTTGGCTCATGAGCTCGCGCACGCCGTCGTCGCTCGTCGCGCCGGGGTATCCGTTGAGAGCGTGACGTTGTGGCTGTTCGGCGGGGTGACCGCGCTTGGCGGCGAGGCAAAGACGCCCAAAGCCGCTTTCCGGATCGCGTTCGCGGGTCCGGCTACCAGCCTGGCGCTGTCGGCGACATTCGGTGCGTTGGCCATCACGCTCGCCGGCGTGCGGACCCCGGCCATCGTGATCAGCGTTGCTTGGTGGTTGGCTACTGTCAACCTGCTGCTGGGGCTGTTCAATCTGCTGCCTGGCGCGCCGTTGGACGGTGGGCGGTTGGTCCGGGCCTATCTGTGGCGCCGCCACGGCGATAGTGTGCGCGCCGGGATCGGTGCGGCGCGGGCCGGACGGGTGGTTGCGCTGGTCTTGATCGCGTTGGGATTGGCCGAGTTTGTGGCTGGTGGCCTCGTCGGTGGGGTCTGGTTAGCCTTCATTGGCTGGTTTATCTTCGCTGCCGCTCGCGAGGAGGAGACCCGGATTTCGACCCAGCAGCTGTTTGCCGGGGTGCGTGTGGCCGATGCGATGACCGCCCAACCGCATACGGCTCCCGGATGGATCAATGTCGAGGATTTCATCCAGCGTTACGTGCTTGGTGAACGGCACTCGGCATATCCGGTTGCCGATCGGGACGGATCGATCACGGGCCTGGTGGCATTGCGGCAGCTGCGCGATGTTGCGCCTAGCCGGCGCAGCACTACCAGCGTAGGTGACATTGCGCTGCCGCTGCACAGCGTGCCGACCGCCCGACCACAAGAGCCGCTGACCGCGCTCCTAGAGCGGATGGCACCGCTCGGCCCGCGCAGCCGTGCGCTGGTCACCGAAGGGAGCGCGGTGGTCGGCATCGTCACTCCCAGCGATGTCGCGCGGCTGATTGACGTCTACCGGTTGGCCCAGCCGGAACCGACCTTTACCACGAGTCCCCAAGATGCGGACAGGTTTTCCGATGCGGGGTGA
- the hrp1 gene encoding hypoxic response protein — protein sequence MTTARDIMNAGVTCVGEHETLTAAAQYMREHDIGALPICGDDDRLHGMLTDRDIVIKGLAAGLDPNTATAGELARDSIYYVDANASIQEMLNVMEEHQVRRVPVISEHRLVGIVTEADIARHLPEHAIVQFVKAICSPMALAS from the coding sequence ATGACCACCGCACGCGACATCATGAACGCAGGTGTGACCTGTGTTGGCGAACACGAGACGCTAACCGCTGCCGCTCAATACATGCGTGAGCACGACATCGGCGCGTTGCCGATCTGCGGGGACGACGACCGGCTGCACGGCATGCTCACCGACCGCGACATTGTGATCAAAGGCCTGGCTGCGGGCCTAGACCCGAATACCGCCACGGCTGGCGAGTTGGCCCGGGACAGCATCTACTACGTCGATGCGAACGCAAGCATCCAGGAGATGCTCAACGTCATGGAAGAACATCAGGTCCGCCGTGTTCCGGTCATCTCAGAGCACCGCTTGGTCGGAATCGTCACCGAAGCCGACATCGCCCGACACCTGCCCGAGCACGCCATTGTGCAGTTCGTCAAGGCAATCTGCTCGCCCATGGCCCTCGCCAGCTAG